A single Desulfurellaceae bacterium DNA region contains:
- a CDS encoding alpha/beta fold hydrolase, with amino-acid sequence MSHSGPADDDPRLDRPTASSAVTHHTARINGFRMHYVTAGSGYPLVFLHGWPQTWYEWRKIIPAVADRFTVIAPDLRGLGDSERPMTGYDKRSLAADVYALVSHLGYQHIGLTGHDWGGTVAYYLAYDHPELVERLLILESTPGLVRKDEPLDLRGIRRLWHVMFQGGSPDLAELLVRDHIPLYIDRLCRVACYNPSVFSAEDMAEYVRAYSQPGALRAGFHYYRAALEEDVANLSTCTRKLSMPVRAWGGARFMGDPLPVWRRVAEQLEGGVVERCGHFVAEERPDFVIEQVREFFTPLTTTHHT; translated from the coding sequence ATGTCACACTCCGGCCCAGCGGACGATGATCCCCGCCTGGACAGGCCGACCGCATCATCCGCTGTGACCCACCACACCGCCCGCATCAACGGCTTTCGCATGCACTATGTCACGGCCGGCTCGGGCTATCCGCTCGTCTTTCTTCACGGCTGGCCCCAGACCTGGTACGAGTGGCGCAAGATCATCCCGGCGGTGGCGGACCGCTTCACCGTGATTGCCCCCGATCTGCGCGGCCTGGGCGACAGCGAACGGCCGATGACGGGCTACGACAAACGCAGCCTGGCCGCGGACGTGTATGCGCTCGTCAGCCACCTCGGCTACCAACACATCGGTCTCACCGGCCACGACTGGGGCGGCACGGTGGCGTATTATCTGGCCTACGATCATCCCGAGCTGGTCGAGCGCCTGCTCATCCTGGAATCGACCCCCGGCCTGGTCCGCAAAGACGAGCCGCTCGACCTGCGGGGCATCCGGCGCCTGTGGCACGTCATGTTTCAGGGCGGCTCGCCCGACCTGGCCGAGCTGCTGGTGCGTGACCACATCCCTCTGTACATCGACCGTCTGTGCCGGGTGGCGTGTTATAACCCGAGCGTGTTCAGCGCCGAAGACATGGCCGAGTACGTGCGCGCCTACTCCCAGCCCGGTGCGCTGCGGGCGGGCTTTCACTATTACCGGGCGGCGCTCGAAGAAGATGTCGCTAACCTCAGCACGTGTACCCGTAAGCTCAGTATGCCCGTCCGGGCCTGGGGCGGTGCGCGCTTCATGGGCGACCCCCTGCCGGTCTGGCGACGGGTGGCCGAACAGCTCGAAGGCGGCGTGGTGGAACGCTGTGGCCATTTTGTAGCCGAGGAGCGGCCGGATTTTGTGATCGAACAGGTGCGGGAGTTTTTTACCCCTCTGACCACGACGCACCACACCTGA
- a CDS encoding alpha-hydroxy-acid oxidizing protein, with translation MAEQAERPERFLTLPEIRRAAKRILPPGPWGYAAGGAETETTLRRNRRAIRRLAIRQRVLRDVRQVDLETTFLGLRLPMPVAVAPMGGLVVFHPQGDCEMVRGAGQAGNLAVVSGVTGWPVEEVAAAAGAPLLFQLYFAGPRSWAQELLGRVEATGAYKAVCLTVDLQVYGRRERDLIQRYDPRIARMLAPNPQPPDMDYQARLTWDDVAWLQEMLSVPLGLKGILTAEDARLAVEAGVKIVWVSNHGGRQLDATQATIEVLPEIVEAVDGRAEIIIDGGFSRGTDVIKALALGANVVAMGRNILWGLVVDGADGVRRSLELVREELAASLALCGQTSVRDLGPEMIRRAE, from the coding sequence ATGGCAGAACAGGCTGAACGACCGGAACGTTTTCTGACCCTGCCCGAGATACGGCGGGCCGCCAAGCGTATTCTGCCGCCCGGCCCGTGGGGCTATGCTGCGGGCGGTGCCGAAACCGAGACCACGCTGCGCCGCAATCGGCGGGCGATCCGCCGCCTGGCCATCCGCCAGCGGGTGCTCCGAGACGTGCGCCAGGTGGATCTCGAGACCACGTTTCTTGGCCTGCGGCTGCCCATGCCGGTCGCGGTGGCGCCCATGGGTGGGCTGGTCGTGTTTCATCCCCAGGGCGACTGTGAGATGGTCCGGGGGGCGGGCCAGGCCGGCAATCTGGCCGTGGTCAGTGGGGTGACCGGCTGGCCGGTTGAGGAGGTGGCTGCGGCGGCCGGCGCTCCGCTGCTGTTTCAGCTGTATTTTGCCGGCCCGCGCTCGTGGGCTCAGGAGCTGCTCGGCCGGGTCGAGGCGACCGGGGCGTATAAGGCGGTGTGTCTGACGGTTGACTTGCAGGTTTACGGCCGCCGTGAGCGGGATCTGATTCAGCGCTATGACCCACGAATAGCGCGCATGCTGGCCCCCAATCCCCAGCCGCCGGACATGGACTATCAGGCCCGACTGACCTGGGACGATGTGGCCTGGCTGCAAGAGATGCTGTCCGTGCCGCTCGGTCTCAAGGGAATTTTGACCGCCGAGGACGCACGGCTGGCGGTTGAGGCCGGGGTGAAGATCGTCTGGGTGTCAAACCACGGCGGGCGCCAGCTTGACGCGACCCAGGCCACGATTGAGGTTCTGCCCGAAATTGTCGAGGCGGTTGACGGCAGAGCCGAGATCATCATTGACGGTGGGTTTTCGCGCGGGACGGATGTCATCAAGGCGCTGGCGCTGGGGGCGAATGTGGTGGCCATGGGCCGGAACATCCTGTGGGGTCTGGTGGTTGACGGTGCGGATGGGGTGCGGCGGAGCCTGGAGCTGGTGCGCGAGGAGCTGGCGGCGAGTCTGGCCCTGTGCGGCCAGACCAGCGTGCGGGATCTGGGGCCGGAGATGATCCGTCGGGCCGAGTAG